The DNA sequence GACGTTCGCCCCCGGACAGTGACATGCCCAGGCTGTCCTTGATGTGGGTGATGTGGAATTCTCGCAGCAGGGCGTCGAGCTTGGCCAGGCGCTGTTTGCGGTTCAGCTCCTTGCGGGTTTCCAGGATCGCCATGATGTTGTCGGAGACCGTGAGTTTGCGGAACACCGAGGCTTCCTGGGGCAGATAACCGATGCCGGCGCGCGCCCGCCCGTGAATGGGCAGGTGGGTGATGTCCTGCTGGTCGATCAGTACCCGGCCGTTGTCGGCGCCAATCAGGCCGGCGATCATGTAAAAGCAGGTGGTTTTGCCCGCCCCGTTGGGACCGAGCAGCCCCACGATCTGTCCGGTAGATACCGACAGGGAGACATCGAGCACCACTTTGCGGGTTTTGTAACTTTTGGCCAGGTTCAGGGCGTGCAAGCTGGGCATGAGTCAGTCCTGTTCAGCGCGGTCGCTTTGCGGTGGCAATACCATTTCGATACGCGGGCTATCGGATTCCGTATCGCCCTCGGCCTTGAGGATTTCACTGGCCATGTCGTAATCGATCCGATTGCCGCTCATGGTGGCGTCGCCCTGTACGATCCGGGCGTTGGTCAGCAGCTCCAGGCGCTCGCTGGCCACGTCGTAGCGGATGGTGTTGGCCTGGGCGGCAACGGGCTGATCGTCCACATCGGGTTGCTGCTCAAAGTGGGCCGGGGTGCCTTCGGCCACCACCCGCTCCACTTGCCGGTTGGTGTCGGTGTGTACCACCAGGCTTTCGGCGCGAATGTTCAGGCTGCCCTGGCGCAGGCGCACATCGCCTTCATACCGCATGATGCCTTTCTGCCCGTCCCGCTCGGCGCGGTCGGACTCGATGTAAATCGGCTGTTGCTGGTCATCGGGCAGGGCGGCGGCGCCGGGGGCCAGCAGGGCACCCAGTAGCGCGAACAGCGCAAGGTGGCGCGCGCGCCGGACGATGTCAGTTCCCTTGGGGTGGTTCATAGGTGCCGCGCACCTCCGATAGTAATTCAATTTGATCTTCGGCCAGGTCGGCGCGCATACCAACGGCGTCGTGTCGGCCCTGAGGGGAGCGCATGGTAACAGCTTTGTCGGTCTGCGCGAATTGCCGGTTGGGCTCTACCTGGAGTTCGGGGGTGGTGATTTCCATCGCCCCATTGGCGCTCTGCTGCCAGGCCCGGACCTCGCCGGTGAACACCAGAGTCTCGCCCGTCGCGTCGCTGCGGCCGAGCCGGGCGGTCAGTTGCCAGGGCGGGGTATCCTCGCCGAACACAGTTACATCGGGTGCCTGAATCAGCGAGTAGTCCTTGGGGCTCGAGCGATTGGGCAGGTGTTGGAAGTGATCGGCCCGCTCGCTCAGCATCCGGTATTGCAGCTGGCCTTCCGGGTCATAGCGCCGGGTTTCGGAAGCCACCATGAACGCCTGGGGAAAGCGCGTTTGCGCCTCAGGGGGTGCGCGCAGCAGGTCTTCCGGTGAGTAGTCCCACACCGCCACCAGAGCGATCAGCAGAAACAGGCCAATCCAGGTCAGTGGGTGTTTCCACATATCAGCGTGCCTCCTGGTCGGGGGCGAGGTAGTCGGCCAATAGCCGCTCGTAGTCGCCCCGGGCTTTCAACAGGGCATCGCAGGCGGCCCGGACGGCACCCTGGCCGCCCCGGAGCTCGCTCTGCCAGTGGGAGCGCTCGGCGACCGCCGGATGGGCATTGGCCACGGTCAGGGCCAGGCCGACCCGGGTCATGATGGTGAGGTCCGGCCAGTCATCGCCCATGAACGCAATCTGGTTCAGGGATACGGGGTGTTGTTCGCGCCATTCGCTCAGGGCGTCCCATTTGTCCTCGCGTCCCTGAATGACCAGGTCCAACCCCAGACTGCGTGCGCGTCGGGCCACGAGGTCGGTTTTGCGGCCGCTGATAATGCCCACCTCTATGCCGCTGCGCCGCAGCAGTTTGATGCCGAGGCCGTCCAGGGTGCAGAACGCTTTGAGTTCGTCGCCGGTTTCGGTGAAGTAGAGGTTGCCGTCGGTGAGCACGCCGTCCACGTCCAGCAACAGCAGTGAAATGGCCTGAGCGCGTTGCGCAAAATCTTTGTGTGGGGCCTTCGGGTCGGTCATTGGAAGCGGTACGCAGGTTTTGAGGTTTGGAATTCAGGCATCAGATGATGCCCGCGCGAAGAATATCGTGCATATGTACGACCCCCTGGGGCCGTCTTTGTTCGTCGAGAACAATCAGGGCGGTAATTTTTTTGTCTTCCATGATTTTTAGCGCCTCGGCCGCCAGCGTGTGGGCGTCGATGGTTTTGGGGTTGGCGTTCATCAGTTGGCCGATTTCGGCATCCTTGAGGTCGGCGCCCCGGTCGATGCTGCGGCGCAGGTCGCCGTCGGTGTAAATGCCCAGCAGTTGGTCATGCTCATCCACAATGGTGGTCATGCCGAAGCCCTTGCGGGTCATCTCCAGCAATGCCTGGGACAGACTGGTGTGAACGCTCACCCGTGGAATGGCCGCGCCGCGGTGCATGATGTCTTCGGCGCGCAACAGCAGCTTGCGCCCAAGCGTGCCTCCGGGGTGGGAGAAGGCGAAGTCCTCGGCGGTAAAACCGCGGGCCTCCAGCAGGGCAATGGCCAGGGCATCGCCGATGACCAGGGTCGCGGTAGTACTTGCCGTCGGTGCCAGTGCCAGCGGACAGGCCTCGGTGGTGACACTGATGTCCAGGTCGACGGCCGCTTCTTCGGCCAGCGGTGAACGGGGGTTGCCGGTCATGCTGATGATGGGCACCCCGAGGCGCTTGAGCAGCGGAAGCAGGGTGATGATTTCATCGGAGTTGCCGGAGTAGGAGATGGCGATGACCGCGTCTTCCCGGGTGATCATGCCCAGGTCGCCGTGGCTCGCCTCACCGGGGTGGACAAAGAAGGCGGGGGTGCCGGTGCTGGCCAGCGTGGCCGCAATTTTTTTGGCAATGTGCCCGGATTTGCCCATGCCGGTGACAATCACCCGTCCGGAGACCCCAAGCATCAGCTCGCAGGCCCGGGTAAAACGGGCATCGATTCGCTCGCGCAAGGCCGCCACGGCCTGCTGTTCAATATCGATGGTGCGCTGTCCGGAGTGGATAAAGTCGAAGTCAGTCATGGACGGTGCAAATACTCGGCATGGTAAAGCGGCTCATTATACGGCCTTGGACCGGGGATGACGAATGCCGGACTACAGAGTGTTGAACAGCCAAACGTAATAACCGATATAGGCCGCCAGTAGCACCAAGGCAATGAGCCGACCCAAGTGCCCGCGAGCCTCCCCCGAACCTGTGTGAGCGTTGCGGCGCAAGCGGTAATCCACGCCGATGGCTATCGCCAGGGTGAACGTCATTGCGGCCATGGCCAGATAATCCCGGTGGAACACCTGCCGGTCCATGACCGGCTCCTGAATCAGGCCCGGTAAGGCCATGACCGCCAGCAGGTTGAACAGGTTGGAGCCGATGATATTGCCCAGCGCCATATCCTGGTGGCCTTTCAGGGCGCTGCCGACCGACGCAGCCAGCTCGGGCAGGCTGGTGCCCACGGCGATGACGGTCAGCCCCACCACCAGCGGCGAGACGCCAGCAGCCAGGGCCAGGTTCTGCGCGCCCCAGACCAGAAGTTCGGCGCTGATCACCAGGGCAATCAACCCGATCAGAAACCAGAGGGTTGCCGCCATACCGGT is a window from the Marinimicrobium koreense genome containing:
- the lptB gene encoding LPS export ABC transporter ATP-binding protein, with protein sequence MPSLHALNLAKSYKTRKVVLDVSLSVSTGQIVGLLGPNGAGKTTCFYMIAGLIGADNGRVLIDQQDITHLPIHGRARAGIGYLPQEASVFRKLTVSDNIMAILETRKELNRKQRLAKLDALLREFHITHIKDSLGMSLSGGERRRVEIARALATEPQFILLDEPFAGVDPISVSDIKQIVRHLKERGIGVLITDHNVRETLDICEKAYIVSEGHIIAEGTAADVLANERVREVYLGEHFHL
- the lptA gene encoding lipopolysaccharide transport periplasmic protein LptA, whose amino-acid sequence is MNHPKGTDIVRRARHLALFALLGALLAPGAAALPDDQQQPIYIESDRAERDGQKGIMRYEGDVRLRQGSLNIRAESLVVHTDTNRQVERVVAEGTPAHFEQQPDVDDQPVAAQANTIRYDVASERLELLTNARIVQGDATMSGNRIDYDMASEILKAEGDTESDSPRIEMVLPPQSDRAEQD
- the lptC gene encoding LPS export ABC transporter periplasmic protein LptC, with translation MWKHPLTWIGLFLLIALVAVWDYSPEDLLRAPPEAQTRFPQAFMVASETRRYDPEGQLQYRMLSERADHFQHLPNRSSPKDYSLIQAPDVTVFGEDTPPWQLTARLGRSDATGETLVFTGEVRAWQQSANGAMEITTPELQVEPNRQFAQTDKAVTMRSPQGRHDAVGMRADLAEDQIELLSEVRGTYEPPQGN
- a CDS encoding KdsC family phosphatase translates to MTDPKAPHKDFAQRAQAISLLLLDVDGVLTDGNLYFTETGDELKAFCTLDGLGIKLLRRSGIEVGIISGRKTDLVARRARSLGLDLVIQGREDKWDALSEWREQHPVSLNQIAFMGDDWPDLTIMTRVGLALTVANAHPAVAERSHWQSELRGGQGAVRAACDALLKARGDYERLLADYLAPDQEAR
- a CDS encoding KpsF/GutQ family sugar-phosphate isomerase, which translates into the protein MTDFDFIHSGQRTIDIEQQAVAALRERIDARFTRACELMLGVSGRVIVTGMGKSGHIAKKIAATLASTGTPAFFVHPGEASHGDLGMITREDAVIAISYSGNSDEIITLLPLLKRLGVPIISMTGNPRSPLAEEAAVDLDISVTTEACPLALAPTASTTATLVIGDALAIALLEARGFTAEDFAFSHPGGTLGRKLLLRAEDIMHRGAAIPRVSVHTSLSQALLEMTRKGFGMTTIVDEHDQLLGIYTDGDLRRSIDRGADLKDAEIGQLMNANPKTIDAHTLAAEALKIMEDKKITALIVLDEQRRPQGVVHMHDILRAGII
- a CDS encoding calcium/sodium antiporter, producing the protein MTTWGWSVMALLAGFVGLIWSADRFVEGSAALARRLGVSKLVIGLTIVAFGTSAPEIMVSLSASLREAGELAVGNALGSNLANMGLVLAITALLVALPIQHHLLTRELPALLIITLLAGYTLYDGQLTRPEGVLLVAALTITLGALALTRRAHPEEVDDEIPNYTGMAATLWFLIGLIALVISAELLVWGAQNLALAAGVSPLVVGLTVIAVGTSLPELAASVGSALKGHQDMALGNIIGSNLFNLLAVMALPGLIQEPVMDRQVFHRDYLAMAAMTFTLAIAIGVDYRLRRNAHTGSGEARGHLGRLIALVLLAAYIGYYVWLFNTL